The following are encoded together in the Gammaproteobacteria bacterium genome:
- a CDS encoding helix-turn-helix domain-containing protein, with translation MSYGGWAPYVSVAERRAKAAKEIKKLSKKGMEVEPIKVQGRKIVSTFWGEAWCDHLEKFSDYDNRLPRGRTYVRNGSVCHLTISKGKVEAIVSGSELYKIKINISPLSANKWNNIRKQCAGQIGSMLELLQGCFSDNVMRIVTDKNKGLFPKPSEITLACDCPDWAEMCKHIAAVLYGVGVRLDHQPELLFLLRNVDHEALVSAELDIQTVTAGTGKRRRLAEADLSGVFGVDMDEPLKPGRKKRKKSESKKVFIPTAAAIVRLRKRFKMNSAQFAKLLGISTATVSNWENSSGKLNLRQRTLDALIPVTELSREQAARKLKRKR, from the coding sequence ATGAGTTATGGCGGATGGGCACCCTATGTGTCGGTAGCAGAACGACGTGCAAAGGCAGCTAAAGAAATAAAGAAACTGAGTAAAAAAGGCATGGAAGTCGAGCCCATCAAGGTTCAGGGCCGCAAGATTGTCAGTACCTTCTGGGGTGAAGCCTGGTGTGATCATCTGGAAAAATTCAGTGATTATGATAATCGCCTGCCAAGGGGACGAACCTATGTGCGCAACGGCTCAGTCTGTCACCTGACTATTTCAAAGGGAAAAGTTGAAGCTATCGTTAGCGGTTCTGAACTCTATAAAATAAAAATCAACATTAGCCCGCTCAGTGCAAATAAGTGGAATAACATACGCAAACAGTGTGCTGGACAGATCGGTTCCATGCTTGAATTGTTGCAGGGGTGTTTCTCCGATAATGTCATGCGGATTGTCACCGATAAAAACAAAGGATTGTTCCCTAAACCCAGCGAGATAACGCTGGCCTGTGATTGCCCGGACTGGGCTGAGATGTGCAAGCATATTGCGGCGGTACTGTATGGTGTTGGTGTCAGACTGGATCACCAGCCGGAACTGCTTTTTCTTTTGCGTAACGTTGATCATGAAGCGCTTGTTTCAGCCGAGCTGGATATACAGACCGTGACAGCCGGAACAGGCAAACGGCGGCGGCTGGCCGAGGCAGATCTCTCTGGTGTATTTGGGGTGGATATGGATGAGCCGCTAAAACCTGGTCGCAAAAAAAGAAAAAAGAGTGAAAGCAAGAAGGTATTTATCCCGACAGCCGCCGCCATCGTCAGACTCCGCAAACGATTCAAGATGAACAGCGCCCAGTTTGCAAAGCTACTCGGTATCAGCACCGCCACAGTGAGCAATTGGGAAAATAGCAGTGGCAAGCTCAATCTCCGCCAACGCACCCTGGATGCGCTTATCCCGGTAACTGAACTTAGCCGGGAGCAGGCCGCGAGGAAATTAAAGCGTAAGCGTTAA
- a CDS encoding DUF3375 domain-containing protein yields the protein MGFQGFQARYRRLFQESSAWKLLRADNAPVILAFISDLFSDENEVPFGRARIALDAELEQCRASGIWETETGAGSYLNQWIRAGWLREMDDQLSKTDASEVALRFCQGLDQRGSGTTASHLRIVQEAVRDFAVAISPNPDERLSLLEYRKAEIQNEIDALNAGVVTQLSEAQQRERMREIYQLASVLTGDFRRVEDEIRELDQDIRVQMIESDAKRGDILLSVMEKEALLADSDAGSAFEGFFQLLCDQNRSTEFRDQLRSILSRPVAEQLSHQQQRFLGQLMRELSRESDRVFKIRRRTEESLRAYIESGAAFENRAVDQLLSQLERLAIELKEAAPDFASELKKSTALFLPVGNIRITSPDTMQLRSPDEKLDTSGVEEEVNSRSPSLEMLDCLDAVQVKKVAYQIRDTLRRTGPMTIASVVSMHPMKSGLEELVAYLRVAKSVGATTLEDKEDLEILDKQGVRIKASIPKYLLSADLFPDNIEEMVI from the coding sequence GTGGGTTTTCAAGGTTTTCAGGCCAGATATAGGCGTTTGTTTCAGGAGAGTTCTGCCTGGAAGCTACTTCGTGCAGACAATGCACCAGTGATACTGGCCTTCATCTCAGACTTATTCTCTGACGAGAATGAAGTGCCCTTTGGTCGTGCCCGCATAGCACTGGATGCTGAATTAGAGCAATGCCGTGCGTCAGGTATCTGGGAGACTGAAACCGGGGCAGGGTCTTACCTGAATCAGTGGATTCGTGCAGGTTGGTTACGTGAGATGGATGATCAACTAAGTAAAACCGATGCCAGTGAGGTGGCACTAAGGTTTTGCCAGGGCCTGGATCAAAGAGGTTCAGGTACAACGGCATCGCATTTAAGGATTGTTCAGGAAGCGGTGCGTGATTTTGCCGTGGCGATTAGTCCTAACCCGGATGAACGGCTTAGCCTGCTTGAATACCGCAAAGCTGAGATTCAGAATGAAATTGATGCGTTGAATGCAGGTGTTGTTACCCAGCTATCTGAGGCGCAGCAACGTGAACGGATGAGAGAGATTTATCAGTTGGCTTCAGTGCTAACCGGTGACTTTCGCCGGGTTGAGGATGAGATCCGTGAGCTGGATCAGGATATTCGTGTGCAAATGATTGAAAGTGATGCGAAGCGCGGAGATATTTTGTTGTCTGTAATGGAGAAGGAAGCACTATTGGCTGACAGCGATGCGGGGAGTGCCTTCGAAGGTTTTTTTCAACTCTTGTGTGACCAGAATCGATCAACCGAATTCAGAGATCAATTGCGTAGCATCCTGAGCCGACCGGTCGCGGAACAATTAAGCCATCAACAACAGCGATTTCTTGGTCAGCTCATGCGGGAGCTGTCCCGTGAGAGTGATCGAGTCTTTAAAATCAGACGAAGAACGGAGGAGAGCCTTAGGGCTTATATCGAAAGCGGTGCTGCTTTTGAAAACCGTGCGGTGGATCAATTGTTGAGTCAGCTGGAACGGCTGGCCATTGAGCTGAAAGAGGCTGCCCCGGATTTTGCCAGTGAACTCAAGAAATCGACGGCTTTATTTTTGCCGGTTGGAAACATCCGGATCACCTCACCTGACACGATGCAGCTGAGATCCCCCGATGAAAAACTGGACACCTCCGGTGTTGAAGAAGAAGTGAATTCCCGTAGCCCGAGTCTTGAAATGCTGGATTGTCTCGATGCGGTTCAGGTTAAGAAGGTGGCTTATCAAATTCGGGATACGTTGCGTCGCACAGGTCCGATGACAATTGCCTCAGTCGTTTCAATGCACCCTATGAAATCAGGACTGGAAGAACTGGTGGCTTATTTGCGCGTGGCAAAATCGGTGGGTGCAACTACGCTGGAGGATAAAGAAGACCTGGAGATTCTGGATAAACAGGGCGTTCGTATCAAGGCATCCATACCAAAATATTTATTAAGTGCAGATTTATTTCCCGATAACATAGAAGAGATGGTGATATGA